The following proteins are encoded in a genomic region of Paenibacillus sp. FSL H3-0469:
- a CDS encoding ATP-binding protein produces MNPLKIPKRMTTALVNSLTAGVVPRIGLEHIAVGRRPEVEAILRDMENIADGGAAFKLITGKFGSGKSFLLQIIRNYAMDRDFVVADADLSPERRLVGTKGQGLATYRELMSHLSTRTRPDGGALEIMLQKWIMTLQQAVMQEKGYGPDAPELGDEVEQRIYSVASEMRGLVHGFDFAKVLASYWNGHKLADDGLKQDSLRWLRGEFPTRTEARKALGVGVIIDDDNWYDYMKLWAEFTGAIGYKGLLLFIDEGVNLYKITNSISRQSNYEKLLTMFNDTMQGKAERLGIFVGGTPQFVEDHRRGLFSYEALRSRLVAGRYAGSGLNNYTGPIIALEMLSHEEILILLQKLRDIHALHYGYEARLTQEQLVHFMEEAVNRLGADELLTAREVVRDFMDLLHTLHQHTELSFETLVGERTSRPAETEQNELDGFLAEFDL; encoded by the coding sequence ATGAACCCACTCAAAATACCGAAGCGGATGACCACCGCGCTCGTCAATTCGCTGACAGCGGGAGTTGTGCCGCGGATCGGGCTTGAACATATCGCTGTCGGCCGCCGTCCTGAGGTGGAGGCGATTCTCCGCGATATGGAGAACATCGCTGATGGCGGAGCCGCCTTCAAGCTGATTACAGGCAAGTTCGGCAGCGGCAAAAGCTTCCTGCTCCAGATCATCCGCAACTACGCGATGGACCGCGACTTCGTGGTTGCTGATGCTGACCTGTCACCGGAGCGGCGGCTGGTCGGCACGAAGGGCCAAGGGCTCGCCACCTACCGCGAGCTGATGAGCCATCTCTCGACCCGGACCCGCCCGGATGGAGGGGCGCTGGAGATTATGCTGCAGAAGTGGATCATGACGCTGCAGCAGGCCGTGATGCAGGAGAAGGGCTACGGCCCCGATGCGCCGGAGCTGGGCGATGAGGTTGAGCAGCGCATCTATTCGGTAGCCTCCGAGATGCGCGGGCTGGTGCATGGCTTCGACTTCGCCAAGGTACTCGCTTCCTACTGGAACGGGCACAAGCTGGCCGATGACGGGCTGAAGCAGGATTCTCTGCGCTGGCTGCGGGGAGAGTTCCCGACACGTACGGAAGCGCGGAAGGCGCTAGGCGTTGGTGTCATTATCGATGATGACAACTGGTATGACTATATGAAGCTGTGGGCGGAATTCACCGGAGCCATCGGCTATAAAGGCTTGCTGCTGTTCATCGATGAAGGGGTGAACCTCTACAAGATTACCAACAGCATCTCGCGGCAGAGCAATTACGAGAAGCTGCTGACCATGTTCAATGATACGATGCAGGGGAAGGCAGAGCGGCTTGGCATCTTCGTTGGCGGGACGCCGCAGTTCGTGGAGGACCACAGGCGTGGACTATTCAGCTATGAGGCGCTGCGTTCCCGGCTGGTAGCCGGACGGTATGCAGGCAGCGGGCTGAATAATTACACAGGACCGATTATCGCGCTGGAGATGCTCTCCCACGAAGAGATTCTGATCCTGCTCCAGAAGCTGCGGGATATCCACGCGCTGCACTACGGCTATGAAGCAAGACTAACGCAGGAGCAACTGGTGCATTTCATGGAAGAAGCAGTCAACCGGCTGGGAGCTGATGAACTGCTCACTGCACGTGAGGTGGTGCGGGACTTCATGGATCTGCTGCATACCTTACACCAGCATACCGAGCTTTCATTCGAGACGCTGGTCGGAGAGCGGACTTCGCGGCCCGCCGAGACGGAGCAGAATGAGCTGGACGGCTTCCTGGCGGAGTTCGACCTATGA
- a CDS encoding sensor histidine kinase, with protein MKIGFHSIHHRLFLLFLFCMSSILLIVSLLYYNRTTDQLHEKIGDLSQKNVAQSAGLFTLLYKGYDALSKSLSNNFEMIRLINEKTDGPAVAYINEQTVTNIIGSIFYSRDDLVGIHVITDRGKIYNYGNYMNVVDPNYRQEDWYRQLQASSGKMVWLGVYPHSLIDQVEDSPVFAFGRQLYDLNEHKPIGIVLYETDPQPVLEALENLKLGTHSQVYLMSPDGRFVTSATDPQPDAARLPKLPASEHVMVQQERGQLVVASKLSFSGWWVMSITPDQDLNVELVELKRYLLIVISALILVSTLIASIVSQTISSPLKKLIREMRQVEVGNFGGMVKVSSYQEINILVASFNRMVRRIEELIERVKLSSVSEKNAELHALQSQVNPHFLYNTLDMIYWMLDEEGNEQLGELVLSLSSMFRYSSQWEDGADVSLSEELEQIGHYLKIISIRLEGRLIIVTNVDERWLNIRVPKMTVQPVIENAVKHGLEPLSRQGILKVYTRQEGDHLELIVEDNGDGMSGEQLARLQASLNVDSPDNAGSSGKEGAKSGIGLQNLHRRLRFMFGEGYGLQIQSFPGEGTQVAIVLPIPVEGELLK; from the coding sequence ATGAAGATCGGCTTTCATTCCATTCATCATCGGTTGTTCTTGCTGTTTCTTTTTTGCATGTCCAGTATTCTGCTTATTGTCAGCCTGCTGTACTATAACCGGACTACAGACCAATTGCATGAGAAGATCGGTGATTTGTCGCAAAAAAACGTTGCCCAGAGCGCAGGCTTATTCACGCTCCTCTATAAAGGGTATGACGCTTTGTCCAAATCGCTCAGCAATAACTTCGAGATGATCCGCTTGATTAATGAGAAGACGGACGGGCCGGCGGTGGCCTATATCAATGAGCAGACGGTGACGAACATCATCGGCTCGATTTTTTATTCGCGGGATGATTTGGTGGGTATCCATGTGATCACAGACCGCGGCAAGATCTATAACTATGGCAACTATATGAATGTGGTTGATCCAAATTACAGACAGGAGGACTGGTACCGGCAATTGCAGGCTTCCTCGGGGAAAATGGTCTGGCTCGGGGTGTATCCGCACTCCCTGATCGACCAAGTGGAGGACAGCCCGGTCTTCGCCTTCGGGCGGCAGCTCTATGACTTGAATGAGCATAAGCCGATAGGCATCGTGCTGTATGAGACGGACCCGCAGCCGGTGCTGGAGGCGCTGGAGAATCTGAAGCTGGGCACGCACAGTCAGGTCTACCTGATGTCCCCGGATGGACGGTTTGTCACCTCGGCCACAGATCCGCAGCCGGACGCTGCCCGTCTGCCCAAGCTCCCCGCTTCGGAGCATGTGATGGTTCAGCAGGAGCGCGGGCAGCTGGTGGTGGCGTCCAAGCTGTCTTTCTCGGGCTGGTGGGTGATGAGTATTACGCCGGACCAGGATCTGAATGTGGAGCTGGTGGAGCTGAAGCGTTATCTCTTGATCGTGATCTCGGCGCTGATCCTGGTCTCTACGCTGATTGCGTCGATCGTATCGCAGACCATCTCTTCGCCGCTGAAGAAGCTGATCCGCGAGATGCGGCAGGTGGAGGTGGGGAATTTCGGCGGCATGGTCAAGGTCTCTTCGTATCAGGAGATTAACATTCTGGTCGCTTCCTTCAACCGGATGGTCCGGCGGATCGAGGAGCTGATCGAGCGGGTTAAGCTGTCTTCGGTCAGCGAAAAGAATGCAGAGCTCCATGCCCTGCAGTCCCAGGTGAACCCGCATTTTCTCTACAATACGCTGGATATGATCTACTGGATGCTGGATGAGGAGGGCAATGAACAGCTTGGGGAACTGGTACTCTCCCTGTCCTCAATGTTCCGTTACAGCAGTCAGTGGGAAGACGGGGCCGATGTAAGCCTAAGCGAGGAGCTGGAGCAGATCGGGCATTACCTGAAGATTATCTCCATCCGGCTGGAGGGCCGCCTTATAATCGTGACGAATGTCGATGAACGCTGGCTGAACATCAGGGTCCCGAAGATGACGGTGCAGCCGGTCATTGAGAATGCAGTCAAGCATGGACTGGAGCCGCTCTCACGTCAGGGGATTCTCAAGGTCTACACCCGGCAAGAGGGCGATCATCTTGAGCTGATTGTGGAAGATAACGGGGACGGAATGAGCGGGGAGCAGCTTGCAAGGCTACAGGCGTCGCTGAATGTGGATAGTCCGGATAACGCGGGCTCCAGTGGCAAGGAAGGCGCCAAAAGCGGGATCGGACTCCAGAACCTGCACCGCCGCCTGCGGTTCATGTTCGGAGAGGGCTATGGTCTGCAGATTCAGAGCTTCCCCGGTGAGGGAACGCAGGTGGCTATCGTGCTGCCTATTCCAGTGGAAGGAGAGCTGCTGAAGTGA
- a CDS encoding extracellular solute-binding protein has protein sequence MVNRKMKQTATVAFAALMAVSLAACGNSDNNANSKAKDTAAPNAATGSGNAAATDAPSDKKVTLTFQNIYPDPATPNYKMIRELTDAYMKEHPNVKIELDTLNTDQQKVKLKTQAASKEVPDITIVNPAAQMKPFVDAGLFAPLNDMLDQNGLKDTYQKGLLDYYSFDNNVYAIPDGNNIEVVYYNKDLFAQAGIAAPPTTFEEMLKDVKILKDKGITPLAIGEKDSWTGSFLFMNILLRTNGGPGFLQDVLDGKKTFEDPAFIEAVDAFQALVQAGAFPDGATSIDANAGGNIFKTGKAAMWSIGSWETGAIDASPVAGKVGAFQFPTVNGKGDPNEFMLAPGSAFAISANSEHLQETKDFLNFFGTQYPKKQFELKNAVGIGQKVDGDLKAAGYSDLAVNIAGLFNQVKGGDLAFDNTMNPATAQVHLSSIQNLFVQKMDSKAVAKEHQAAFEANK, from the coding sequence ATGGTCAACAGAAAAATGAAGCAAACCGCCACCGTCGCGTTCGCCGCGCTAATGGCAGTAAGCCTGGCCGCATGCGGGAACTCGGACAACAACGCCAATTCCAAGGCTAAGGACACCGCCGCACCGAACGCCGCCACAGGCAGCGGCAATGCCGCAGCTACAGATGCACCAAGCGATAAAAAGGTAACGCTTACCTTCCAGAACATCTACCCCGATCCCGCAACGCCCAATTACAAAATGATCCGTGAGCTGACCGACGCGTACATGAAAGAGCATCCCAATGTGAAAATTGAACTGGACACGCTGAACACGGACCAGCAGAAGGTCAAGCTGAAGACACAGGCTGCCTCCAAAGAAGTGCCGGACATCACCATCGTGAACCCGGCGGCCCAAATGAAACCGTTCGTCGATGCAGGCTTGTTCGCTCCGCTGAATGACATGCTCGATCAGAATGGCCTGAAGGACACGTACCAGAAGGGCCTCCTCGACTATTACAGCTTCGACAATAATGTGTATGCCATCCCTGACGGTAACAACATTGAAGTCGTCTATTACAATAAAGACCTGTTCGCCCAGGCCGGCATCGCTGCCCCTCCGACTACCTTCGAGGAGATGCTGAAGGATGTGAAGATCCTGAAGGATAAGGGGATCACACCACTGGCCATCGGCGAAAAGGATTCCTGGACCGGCTCGTTCCTGTTCATGAACATTCTGCTGCGCACTAACGGCGGCCCCGGCTTCCTGCAAGATGTGCTGGACGGCAAAAAGACCTTTGAAGATCCTGCGTTCATCGAAGCAGTTGACGCCTTCCAGGCTCTGGTTCAAGCGGGCGCTTTCCCTGACGGTGCCACCTCTATTGATGCAAATGCGGGCGGGAATATTTTCAAAACAGGCAAAGCCGCTATGTGGTCCATCGGTTCTTGGGAGACTGGCGCGATTGATGCTTCCCCGGTTGCCGGTAAAGTAGGGGCCTTCCAGTTCCCGACTGTGAACGGCAAAGGCGATCCCAACGAATTCATGCTCGCCCCCGGCAGCGCCTTCGCCATATCCGCGAACAGTGAGCATCTGCAGGAAACCAAGGACTTCCTCAACTTCTTCGGCACCCAATATCCTAAGAAGCAATTTGAGCTGAAGAACGCTGTAGGGATCGGCCAAAAGGTAGACGGCGACCTCAAGGCTGCAGGGTATTCTGATCTGGCGGTGAATATTGCCGGACTGTTCAACCAAGTGAAGGGCGGCGACCTGGCGTTCGATAACACCATGAACCCTGCAACCGCACAGGTCCACCTCAGCAGTATCCAGAACCTGTTCGTCCAGAAGATGGATTCCAAGGCGGTAGCCAAAGAACATCAGGCTGCGTTCGAAGCCAACAAATAA
- a CDS encoding GNAT family N-acetyltransferase — MNSLIRVRLASIADAEALSGLNQEFNGGVRRPPAQIIEYLHTNCNECIAVAELNGTIVGFGCAQSLYSFCYEEPYGEITELYVQDTARRKGVARGIITCLEDELRMRGVKRVKVLTGRRNAAAIRTYEDCGYVKDDGQMLEKPLT; from the coding sequence ATGAATTCACTTATAAGGGTAAGGCTGGCGTCCATAGCAGATGCTGAGGCACTGTCGGGACTCAACCAAGAGTTCAACGGCGGCGTCCGCAGACCCCCGGCCCAAATTATTGAATATCTACATACTAACTGTAACGAATGTATTGCCGTAGCTGAATTGAACGGTACCATCGTGGGTTTTGGCTGCGCCCAAAGCCTGTATTCCTTTTGCTATGAGGAGCCCTATGGAGAAATTACAGAACTCTATGTGCAAGATACCGCCAGGAGAAAGGGAGTCGCTAGGGGCATCATCACTTGTCTGGAAGACGAGCTTAGAATGCGCGGAGTGAAACGGGTCAAGGTATTGACGGGCAGAAGGAACGCTGCGGCTATTCGGACCTACGAAGATTGCGGCTATGTGAAAGACGATGGGCAGATGTTAGAGAAACCGCTTACCTAG
- a CDS encoding carbohydrate ABC transporter permease — MRKLKKGIVYLLFAIPVITQLYPLLWLLLYSLKTNEEILDGSFFSLPHKFQWHNYYEAYTSGSYLKYLSNSVFVTGLTMICVILLASMAAYAISRFRWKYGNVVMTIFLMGMMIPMQATLLPLMIMFKNMHILNTHWSLILPYIAFSTPIAVFILSGFMRAIPHEIEESAFIDGASVYRIFRSIILPVSIPPVMTVCILTFINIWNEYILAATFISSEKLKTLPFGVYTFVSQYSVNYGNIGAFLVMGALPVILIYFFLSNQITKGMVAGAVKG, encoded by the coding sequence ATGCGTAAGCTTAAAAAAGGAATCGTGTATCTTCTTTTTGCCATTCCTGTCATTACCCAGCTCTACCCGCTGCTGTGGCTGCTGCTGTACTCTCTGAAGACGAACGAGGAGATTCTGGACGGGAGCTTCTTTTCTTTGCCCCATAAATTCCAGTGGCATAACTACTACGAGGCTTACACCTCGGGCAGCTATCTGAAGTACCTGTCGAACAGCGTGTTCGTTACTGGCCTTACGATGATTTGTGTCATTCTGCTGGCTTCGATGGCAGCCTATGCAATCTCCCGGTTCCGGTGGAAGTACGGCAATGTCGTGATGACCATTTTCCTGATGGGGATGATGATTCCGATGCAGGCCACGCTGCTGCCGCTGATGATTATGTTCAAAAATATGCATATCCTCAATACCCACTGGTCGCTGATTCTGCCGTATATCGCGTTCTCAACTCCTATCGCCGTGTTCATATTGAGCGGCTTCATGAGAGCTATTCCACATGAGATCGAAGAATCGGCGTTCATCGACGGGGCGAGTGTGTACCGGATCTTCCGCAGCATCATCCTGCCGGTGTCCATTCCGCCTGTCATGACCGTATGTATCCTAACCTTCATCAACATCTGGAACGAATACATCCTGGCCGCCACGTTCATCTCGTCAGAGAAGCTCAAAACCCTTCCATTCGGGGTCTACACCTTCGTGAGCCAGTATTCGGTCAACTACGGCAATATCGGGGCCTTCCTGGTGATGGGCGCGCTGCCGGTGATTCTGATCTACTTCTTCCTGTCGAATCAGATTACTAAAGGGATGGTGGCAGGAGCGGTTAAGGGATAA
- a CDS encoding sugar ABC transporter permease encodes MKVLKVPARTIAVFILPCLLLYVCLVFVPILVSLYTGLLKWDGLTTSQFVGFGNFKNMFWHDPVFWPSVRRTLLYAVASMLEIPLCLGMAILLNRYLRRANTLVSIYFTPVILSVVIIGQLWKTIYNPTSMGGMLNGVLVSLGLESWTHNWLTEPNIAMYSLYLVSLWQYFGYHLLIQYTGVQNIPDELYEAARIDGADGFKADRYITLPLIIPIFKISIILAFIGSLQAFDLVMVMTGGGPAHATDVISTHMYNSSFLSFKYGYGSAIATFLVVVCLIFTGIINMIFNRLERKFE; translated from the coding sequence ATGAAAGTCCTTAAGGTGCCGGCACGCACAATCGCCGTCTTCATACTGCCATGTCTGCTGCTCTATGTGTGCCTGGTATTCGTACCCATACTGGTCTCATTATACACGGGCTTATTGAAGTGGGACGGTCTGACGACCTCTCAGTTCGTCGGCTTCGGCAACTTCAAGAATATGTTCTGGCATGACCCGGTGTTCTGGCCCTCTGTGCGGAGAACGCTGCTGTATGCTGTGGCTTCCATGCTGGAAATCCCGCTCTGTCTGGGGATGGCGATCCTGCTGAACCGCTATCTGCGCAGAGCCAACACGCTGGTGTCGATCTACTTCACGCCGGTCATCTTATCCGTCGTTATTATTGGACAACTCTGGAAGACCATCTATAACCCGACCTCCATGGGGGGCATGCTGAACGGTGTGCTGGTGTCCCTGGGGCTGGAGAGCTGGACGCATAACTGGCTGACCGAGCCTAATATCGCCATGTATTCTCTGTATCTGGTATCCCTGTGGCAGTATTTCGGTTACCATCTGCTGATCCAGTATACCGGGGTGCAGAACATTCCTGACGAGCTGTACGAAGCGGCCCGGATTGACGGAGCAGACGGCTTCAAGGCGGATCGTTATATTACGCTTCCGCTGATTATCCCGATTTTCAAAATCTCGATTATCCTGGCGTTTATCGGGTCCCTGCAAGCCTTCGATCTGGTCATGGTCATGACTGGCGGCGGTCCGGCGCATGCAACGGATGTCATCTCCACCCATATGTATAACAGCTCCTTTTTGTCCTTCAAGTATGGCTATGGCAGCGCGATTGCGACGTTCCTCGTGGTGGTCTGTCTGATTTTTACCGGCATCATTAATATGATCTTCAACCGGCTTGAGCGAAAATTCGAATAG
- a CDS encoding DEAD/DEAH box helicase: MSDNPFYRLAPFIKEFIYKNRWDTLREAQVDACRVLFDTPHHLLIASGTASGKTEAAFFPALTELYERPSASVGILYIAPLKALINDQFTRLNDLLREGNIPVWHWHGDVPQADKTKLMQNPSGVLQITPESLEGLLMNRPNAIPALFHDLRFIVIDEVHAFMGADRGIQVLSQLARISRMAGCHPRRVGLSATLSDYASVTEWLAAGTRESVEVSAPQGGRKLRLSVEHFSFPDARNEEEAEHLERARQAYYGFIYDHTHIKKALIFTNSRSDAEEAILEMRRIAAKRGERDVFHVHHGSISAMLREETEATLRDGAGPAVAAATLTLELGIDLGELERVLQLGAPYSCASFVQRLGRSGRRGDAASEMIFVTPEEEDEEAQLPARMPWTLLRAIAVIELYVREKWVEPLSVRQLPVGLLYHQTMSILKSMGEAEPEELKEAVLSLPSFRSIDPADYDDFMEYMLGMGHIEKMDEGSLLIGMAGEKIVNNFRFYAVFKDDEEHVVYNGTEEIGSITTVPPPGYCFTLAGKLWKVEEVDNRHKAVYVKGSRGKVDTLWLGAGGDVHTRIMTKIREVLGSTALYPYLAPSAAARLERARRLAKESGLLTRSVLPAGGDSMFILPWAGSRQFRTLERLLKNNLKEPLGLRSVVPMEPYYMVVAGKVDAEKLEDEIIAETAAATDALTLLKPDEAPYLGKYDEFIPHDLLRKAFSLDGLDVPGLISVIKQWKQPLA, encoded by the coding sequence ATGAGTGATAACCCGTTCTACCGGCTGGCCCCGTTCATCAAGGAATTCATTTACAAGAACCGCTGGGATACGCTGCGCGAGGCGCAGGTCGATGCCTGCCGGGTGCTGTTTGACACGCCGCATCATCTGCTGATCGCTTCAGGGACGGCCTCAGGCAAGACTGAAGCGGCCTTCTTCCCGGCGCTTACGGAGCTGTACGAGCGTCCGTCTGCATCTGTAGGCATCCTGTATATCGCGCCGCTGAAGGCGCTGATCAACGACCAGTTCACGCGGCTGAATGATCTGCTGCGTGAAGGAAATATTCCGGTCTGGCACTGGCATGGCGATGTGCCGCAGGCAGACAAGACCAAGCTGATGCAGAACCCTTCGGGGGTGCTGCAGATTACCCCTGAATCGCTGGAGGGCCTGCTGATGAACCGCCCGAATGCGATTCCGGCCCTGTTCCATGATCTGCGCTTCATCGTCATCGATGAAGTTCATGCCTTCATGGGCGCGGACCGCGGCATTCAGGTGCTGAGCCAGCTGGCGCGGATCTCCCGGATGGCGGGCTGTCATCCGCGGAGGGTCGGCCTCTCTGCGACGCTGAGCGACTACGCCTCCGTCACGGAGTGGCTGGCGGCGGGCACGCGCGAGAGCGTAGAGGTCAGCGCACCGCAGGGCGGGCGCAAGCTGCGGCTGAGCGTGGAGCATTTCTCGTTCCCGGATGCGCGGAATGAGGAGGAGGCCGAACACCTGGAGCGGGCGCGACAGGCGTATTACGGGTTCATCTACGATCACACGCATATCAAGAAAGCGTTGATCTTCACGAACAGCCGCAGCGATGCCGAAGAGGCCATCCTGGAGATGCGGCGCATTGCCGCTAAGCGCGGCGAGCGGGATGTCTTCCATGTGCATCATGGAAGCATCTCCGCTATGCTGCGCGAGGAGACCGAGGCCACGCTCCGTGACGGCGCGGGGCCGGCTGTAGCTGCAGCGACGCTGACGCTGGAGCTGGGGATTGACCTGGGCGAGCTGGAGCGGGTGCTGCAGCTTGGCGCGCCTTATAGCTGCGCGAGCTTCGTGCAGCGGCTGGGCCGCTCGGGCAGGCGCGGGGACGCCGCCTCCGAGATGATCTTCGTCACGCCCGAGGAGGAGGACGAGGAGGCGCAGCTCCCGGCGCGCATGCCGTGGACGCTGCTGCGGGCCATTGCCGTGATCGAGCTGTACGTGCGCGAGAAATGGGTGGAGCCGCTGAGCGTTCGCCAGCTGCCGGTCGGCCTCCTGTATCATCAGACGATGAGCATTCTGAAGAGCATGGGCGAAGCAGAGCCGGAGGAGCTGAAGGAGGCTGTACTGAGCCTGCCGTCCTTCCGCAGCATCGATCCCGCTGATTATGATGATTTCATGGAGTACATGCTGGGCATGGGCCATATTGAGAAGATGGATGAGGGCAGCCTGCTGATCGGGATGGCGGGCGAGAAGATCGTTAACAACTTCCGCTTCTATGCGGTATTCAAAGATGATGAAGAGCATGTTGTCTATAATGGGACAGAGGAGATCGGGTCCATTACCACCGTGCCGCCTCCGGGCTACTGCTTCACACTGGCAGGCAAGCTGTGGAAGGTCGAAGAGGTGGACAACCGCCATAAGGCTGTCTATGTCAAAGGCTCGCGAGGGAAAGTGGACACCCTATGGCTCGGCGCAGGCGGAGATGTCCATACCCGGATTATGACGAAGATCCGCGAGGTGTTGGGGTCTACCGCCTTGTACCCTTACCTTGCACCCAGCGCGGCCGCCAGACTGGAGCGTGCCCGGAGGCTTGCCAAGGAGAGCGGACTGCTGACACGTTCGGTTCTGCCAGCCGGGGGAGACTCCATGTTCATCCTTCCGTGGGCTGGCAGCCGCCAGTTCCGTACGCTGGAGCGCCTGCTCAAGAACAATCTGAAGGAGCCGCTTGGCTTGCGTTCAGTCGTGCCGATGGAACCGTATTATATGGTAGTCGCCGGTAAAGTGGATGCAGAGAAGCTGGAGGATGAGATCATCGCCGAGACCGCTGCGGCTACGGATGCACTTACGCTCCTGAAGCCGGATGAGGCCCCTTATCTCGGCAAATATGATGAGTTCATCCCGCATGACCTGCTGCGCAAAGCCTTTTCGCTCGATGGCCTTGATGTCCCTGGACTGATCAGTGTGATCAAACAGTGGAAGCAGCCACTGGCATAA
- the yidC gene encoding membrane protein insertase YidC, whose translation MTLIIRLAILPLMMNQTKKQMAMKAKMAILQPELTELKERYKNDVSADAAKQQQAEMMQLYQKHQFNPFSMGCLPMLLQWPITLAFYYAIRRTPEIAAHDFLWFNLGTADMILPFIAAAVYYVQFRVSQSAAVQNQQSPGNQMAWMGWLSPVMMGLFSFQVPAALPLYWVVGGIFIIVQTVILNKRYAKPDFAGNNLSAGVED comes from the coding sequence ATGACGCTCATCATCAGGCTTGCGATCCTGCCGCTAATGATGAATCAGACGAAGAAGCAAATGGCCATGAAAGCCAAGATGGCCATCCTCCAGCCGGAGTTAACGGAGCTGAAGGAGAGGTACAAGAACGATGTCAGTGCGGATGCCGCTAAGCAGCAGCAGGCCGAAATGATGCAGCTCTACCAGAAGCATCAGTTCAATCCGTTCAGTATGGGGTGCTTGCCGATGCTGCTCCAGTGGCCGATTACCCTGGCATTTTATTACGCCATCCGACGTACCCCTGAGATTGCCGCACACGACTTCCTGTGGTTCAACCTGGGGACGGCAGATATGATTCTGCCGTTTATTGCCGCAGCGGTCTATTACGTGCAGTTCCGCGTATCGCAATCCGCAGCTGTACAGAATCAGCAAAGCCCAGGTAATCAAATGGCTTGGATGGGATGGTTGTCGCCGGTCATGATGGGCCTGTTCTCGTTTCAGGTGCCCGCAGCCTTGCCGCTTTATTGGGTGGTTGGCGGGATATTCATTATCGTGCAGACGGTCATTCTGAATAAAAGGTACGCGAAGCCGGACTTCGCAGGGAATAATCTTTCTGCCGGTGTAGAAGATTGA